Part of the Geovibrio ferrireducens genome, TGAGAATCTTCTCACGGTGTAGTGCCATATATTCATTACTTTTCGGAACCATGTTTATCCTCGTGTTTGGCATCGTGTCCGTGGCCGTGACCGTGGTGGTTTTTGCGGTTTTTAATCGCTACGAAAGCGAGGAAACCGTAAAGAGCCACAGGCGCTACGAAGCCTTTGTAAATAGTGTGCTGAATGTTCTCGGAGAAAGCCGCGTTCGAATCGAACTCAAGCTCTCTGAAGCCGAGGTTGCTGAAGCTTTCGCCGGCGATGTAGATAACGTTTGTTCCGCCGACTTCGAACTCTCCGTAAATCTCTTTCTGATATTTGCCGGGATTCTCAGCAAGTCTTTTTTTAGCTTCTGCGAGAAGGAAATCCCTTTTGCCGTAAATCACCGCTTTTGTGGGGCATACCTCGCAGCATGCGGGAATACCTTTATCCTTAAGGTTGGTGAACTTGCAGAGGTCGCACTTCACTATTTTCGGGAAAGCCTTGGGCCATTCAAACTTGGGAATGTTGAACGGGCAGGCAACCTGGCAGTAGCGGCAGCCGATGCATATATCTTTGTCGTAAAAAACGATTCCTCTGTCCTTTTCCTGCTGCATTGCTGCAACGGGGCAGGCGGAAACACATGAGGGCTTTATGCAGTGCATGCACTGATGCTTCACATAAGAGAAGTCGCCCTCACCGTCTTTATACAGTTTTATTATGTTTCTTGTCCTGTAGTCGAGGTCTTCGGGAGCGTCCCAAAGTCTGTCAGCGTCATTGGGTGCGGGAGCCGCGTCCATATCGTTGACATTTTTACAACTCGCTACGCATGCCTTACAGCCGACGCAGAGCGTGGCATCGTAAAGCATACCCACGGCTTCTTCATTTGCGGTGATGGGAGCAGAAGCTTCCGCCGCCAGCGGAGCGGCAGCAATGCCCGCGCCGCTGAGAGCCGCGAGTTTTATAAACTCACGCCTCGTCTTCTTCATCATTCTCCTCCTTGGGAAGGTTCGCAGCTACCATTGCGCTGGCACCTATCGCAGCGCCGCCTACAAGACCGACTATACCCGTAGTGAGCGGGTCAGCGCCTTTGCCCCTGCTTTCAGGGTTGGCATTGGGATAGAAATCGGGAGGAGTAGGGTTATGTACCTGAACTTTGTCGAAGATCGAAAGGTGGAACATAACATCGGGCTCGGTGCAGCCTATGCAGGGGTGACCGACTGAAACCGGCCATACGCCGACATCATTGAACCTCTGCACGGAGCAGTTAGCAAAAGTAGCGGGACCTTTGCAGCCGAGTTTGTAAAGGCAGTAGCCGAGTCTGTGACCTTCATCATCGAAGTTTTCTGCAAATCTGCCTGCATCGAAATGAGGTCTTCTTTCGCAGTGTTCATGTATTTTTCTGCCGTAGGCGAAAACAGGTCTTTTCTTATCGTCAAGCTCAGGAAGCTTGCCCAGTGTGAGGATGTAAAGAACAGTTGCAAGCAGGTTGTAGGGGCTGGGAGGACATCCGGGAACGTTTATTACCGGTTTGTCTTTAATAAGGCTGTCTGCGGAAACCGCCTGTGTGGGGTTGGGAGCCGCAGCCTGAACACCGCCGAAGGATGAACAGGTTCCGATATTGATGATTGCAGCAGCGCCTGCAGCAGCCTCAAGGAGAGAATCCTTAGCTGTTTTACCGGCGACTTTGCAGTAAATTCCGTTCTCAGCCAGGGGTACAGCGCCCTCTACGATGAGAATGTATTTACCTTTGTTCGCTTCCATTGAATCATGAAGCGATTTCTCCGCCTGATGTCCTGAACCCACCATGAGGGTTTCATGGTAGTCGAGTGAAATCATGTCGAGAATAAGCGCGGCAGGGGTCGGGTGGTCAGACCTTAAAAGAGACTCTGAACAACCTGTACACTCCTGAAAATGGAGCCAGATGACGGGCGGACGGTTATCGGACGTTGCCGCATCTGCTATTGCCGTATGCATTGAATAAGGAAGTCCCATCAAAGCCGTAACACCTACGCTGAATTTCAGCACGTCACGTCTTGAGACATTAGCCCCGAAAAGGCTGTTTCTGCTCATACTACACCTCTATTCTTTAAACCTAACCTAAAAAGTTAGCACTGTACAAATTACTAGTGCGTAACAAAATACCTAATAAAGAAATTAAAACGCGCTATACTTGCATACTAATTTTTTTGATGCAAGCCATAGACTAATCCTATAGCGCAACAAAATTGCGTTTTAATTTTTCAGGAATCACGGGGCGGCATAAGGCATTGTGAGTTATTTTGAGCATAAGATTTTTAGTTATGAGCAAAAAATATAAGGTATGATAAACTGAATGATCGTATAAAATCCTTTTCTCAAGGGGGAGCGGAGAGTTATTTTGAACTGACTGAACTAAAAATGATAATAGCAATTATCAACATATCTAAGTCATCTGACCATTTTTTATTTCATGAAAAACGATGTAAATTTCTTAAATAAAATTTATCAGCACCATTTCCTATAACGCGATTTCTTTAATATGAAACATTGGAAGGTAAAAAATAGGTCAACTAATTACCATTTCAATCATATTTTCCGCCCCCAAATGTAGCACAAAACTCCTGATATGTGCTACATTTAGGACATCGATCAATGGAATGACAACAAAGTTGACTTAAGGTTTAATGGAAGCCAGCGCCGCTTCCAGATACTTTACCTGAAGTGCGAGATACTCAAACAGGAAGGGGTATTCGCAGTCATGCCCGTTTTTGGCGCATTCGGAAATCTCCCTCGCTTTCTCTGCAATCCGCTTCAGGCGCAGGTTGCTGGCTGCTCCGTATACACTGTGGGCAACTGCCCCAATTCTGGCGTAATTCCGCTCAGTAAGCGCATGCTCAAGATTTTCGTACTGTTCTTTAAACTGCTCGATAAAATTGTCTAAAAGTATAATAACGTCTTCTTTTTTAAGCCTTAACCCGTCTATTACATCGGAAATAAGCTCAGAGCCCGCTCCCATTCCCGCAGTGGGATAGGCGCGTTTTTGTCTCATTGACTCAAGGCCGTCTGAGGATTCATCGAGATACTTATGCAAAAGCCCGTGGAGCTCCGAAAAATCCAGCGGTTTGGGAAGAAACTCGTCCATACCGTATTTACGGAAGTTCTCATCCACAAAAAGCCCTATATTCGCTGTGAAGGCTGCGATTGGGGTTCTCTCCATATTCTGTCTGGCCTCAAGCTTTCGTATCTCCGCAACGGCTTCACACCCGCTCATCACAGGCATGTTTTCATCTATCAGTATCAGGTCAAACTTGTCCGCAGTGAATGCCGTCACAGCCTCCTTACCGTTTTTCGCCCAGACATAATCCAGACCGTATGAACCCAGAATGAGCTCCACCAGCTTGGCTGTGGTCTCGTTATCATCAGCTATGAGGATTTTCCCCTTGAAAGCCCCCACAGGTCTTTGCTGCATTGAACTGAGCCTTGTGCCCCCGTAACCTTCGGGCAGAAGGAAATCATTTATATCAAGCGAGAAGAAGAAGCGGCTGCCCGCCCCCTGCTCACTCTCAAGCTCAAGCCTGCCACCCATCATATCAACAAGGCTGGAGGCTATGGCAAGCCCAAGCCCCGTGCCTCCGTGGGTTTTTGTTGATATATCCTTGCTGGTGTCAACATAAAAGCGGAAAATCCTCTTCTGGTTCTCCTTTGGGATGCCTATGCCGTTATCCGTCACCGTGAAGCAAACCTTTTTCTCATCCTCTCTGTAGTCAGCCCTGAGTTCAGCCCTTCCCCCCACAGGGGTAAATTTAAGTGCGTTGCTGATCAGATTGCAGAGTATCTGCTTAAGCCTCAGCGGATCTGAGACCATGTACACAGGCAAGGCATCATCCTTAACCAGCGTAAGCTCTATGTTTTTCTCCCTCGCCTTTGTCCTGAATGTGGAGATTACCGCCTTGAGCTCATATTCGAGTTTAAACGGCATATAACGTATCTCCATACGGCCGTTGTCAATTTTCGAATAGTCGAGAATATCGTTTATCACAGAAAGCAGTCCGGCGCCGTTCTCTCTTATCACTGCTATGAGCTCTTTCTTTTCCGGTGCGGTTTCCATCTGCCCCAGAATATCCAGAAAGCCGAGCATTCCGCCCAGCGGCGTTTTTATCTCATGGCTTATGTTCGCAAGGAAGTCAGACTTGGCTTTTTCCGCAAAAACAGCTGTGTTGACAGCGTTTTCCAGATCCGTTACATCATTGAGAGTGACCAGCATGTACGGCGGCTCCCCGAAGTTAAGCTTTGAGGCACGCACCTTGTAAACCCGCACTATTCCCTTCGGATCGCGCATTTTGCATTTCTCGTTTATTATAATATCCACACCGTCAAAGCAGCCATGTTCCAGATAGCCTTCCTGAGAGATGAAAAGCTCGCTGATACATCTGTGCTGCTTTTTAAAGCTGTTCAGATCATCAAAGCCGAAAAGATCAAAGAAGGTGCGGTTAATTTTCACTGCCCCCTCATTTTCTGAGCGCAGAATTACAATGCTCTCCTGATTGTCCAGAATTACCGATGTCAGTTCCTTCTCAAAATTAAGCTCCGCGGAGGTAGTGCGCACCAGAGTGGTAATAGCCTTGAGGGAGCGGTTCTCTATCCGCTTTTTCTCCATCTGCTTGCGCCTGAAAGCATCTTTGGATTCACTGAGGGTCATGAAGGTGGTGGTAACATTAAGCAGTTCGTTGCAGCGGTTCGCCTGAAAATATTCCCCATAAGTAAAAAAGCCCACGCTGCTCCCCATGGAAGCCAGCAGACGAAGCTCTATCTCCATTCCGTATTTGAGGAAAAACCTGCGCCCTGAGCATGTATAGACAAACACACCTTCAACCGGAACACCGCTCATGGCATCAAACTTCGCATATGCTCCGGTATCGGCGAAATCCAGATTGCCGAAACCGAAGCGCACAAGACTGCCTTTCTCGATATTTCCGGCAAAAAGCACTGAACCGTCATCATATTTCGCCACCGGGCTTCTGGCCACCTCTATCCCTCTGCGGAATGTGATGAGCGGAAACTCTATTCCGGCATCCGGCAGACCGTCCGTTACCTCATGCCCCAGATAGCGGCGGTATATATCAACAGCGGGTATGTCGTTTATGGTGTAAACCCTGCCCCCTTCGGAGGAGGTGACTGTCATCATCTCCCCCACAGGCTCCCAGCCGAAGAGATAATCTGTATGAAGTATGAGCTCCTCTCCGCTGAGAGCGGCGCATACCACACCTCTGGCGGCGAATTTATGATCAGTGAAAACAAAGGTTTCGGTGTATGAATAATCATCGGCGGCCTTTCCGCCTGCTATGAGAACATGAGGAGCAGTCTCAGCCAGACGGGCTATCAGTGCCTGACCGTCGCTGTGCAGACCGTCTGTGAAAATAATCAGCCCTTTTGTGCTGCTGTCTATTATATTTGCTTTTATCTCATCGGCAGCTTTGATCATGTCACTGCCTTCATAAAAGAAGGGTTTAACGTCCGAGAACTCGAAATCCGCCACAGAAACAACGACAGAACCTTCCAGTATTTCGCCTTCCAGCACCTCTCCGGCGCTTGTACAGCCGATTACACAGGAATTTTTTATTTTTCCTGCCTCAGCCGCTATAGCTGTTATCTGGCGCATGCTGCCGCTTCCGCCGAAAATCTGCACCAGCCTGCGTCCGTTCTCGTGCAGACTTATATCAGCAAGCTTTCTTTTAAGCTCTTCCGCGTTGCTGCAACTGAAATTAAAAACCTTCATGCACCATCCCCTCGTTAATCAGGCTTTTTGCCGCAGGCACAAGCACAAAAACATTGTAAAAGCTTGCTTCAAATGCAACAATATATAGATTATAATGTCTATTAATCATTAATACTAGGGATCTTGGATGGATTTTTTCTTTAACATTATTGCAGTAGATGACAACAAAATTAACCTCATGCTCATTGAGCACCTTGCGGGAGCCATCGGACACAGGGTCACAAGCTTTTCCAACCCGGAAGAGGCGCTGGCTTATGTTCAGACAAATGAAATAGATGTGGCGCTTGTGGATTATATGATGCCGAAGATGAACGGTATAGAACTGACTAAAATGATAAAAACAATCCAGCCTGATGTACCTATTATAATGATTACAGCCGTCAGTGACGACAATACAGTGAAGATCGGCGCTTTCGAGTCCGGGGCAACGGAATTCCTCACCAAACCCATAGACACCACAGAGTTTAAGGCGCGCCTTAACAACATCCTCACCATAAGAAAATACAGAAAAATGCTCAGCGAACGTGCGCTTCACCTCCAGTCCGAGGTGGAAAAGGCAACGGAAGTCATCCGCGCCAGAGAATTTGAAGCCCTCTCACTCCTCGGCCGCGTGGCGGAATACAGGGATGAGGAAACAGGGGAGCACATACTCCGCGTGGGGCATTATGCAAGAATCATAGCAGAGGGGATGGGATGCCCAGCGGAATTCTGCGAGCAGATACTGCACATTGCGCCCCTCCATGACATAGGCAAAATTGCCGTGAGCGACACTATACTGAACAAGCAGGGAAAACTTACGCCCGAAGAGTTTGAGACCATGAAAAAACATACAATCTTCGGGTGCGATATACTGAAAAATGCCGACTCTCCGTATATAAGAGGCGGTGCGGTCATAGCCAGATACCACCACGAAAAATATAACGGTTCAGGCTACCCGGACGGACTTGCGGGTGAGGAAATCCCCATCGAAGCGCGGGTTGTTGCCCTTGCTGATGTTTTTGATGCCCTCACATCGAAGCGTCCGTATAAACAGGCATGGCCTTTTGAGCAGGCCGTGGAATATATAATGAACGAAAGAGGCGCACACTTCGACCCCAAAGCTGTTGATGCCTTTCTGGAAGGGATCGACAGAGTTGTGGAGGTTTACAACAACCACAAGCATGTGTGAATGAGACTGCTTCACCCTGCGGGTTCGCAGTGACACTTATTGCGTTCAACATGGGTTGATACGGGTTAGGGGATATGAGTTCTGATGGTAAAAAAGGTTATGTATATATTGTCACAAATAAAACCTGCACAACACTCTATACCGGAGTCACAAGCAACTTTATTAAGATAATTTATGAACATAAAAACAAACTTCTAAACGGATTCAGCAAAAGATATAACCTCAGTATTCTTGTTTATTATGAATGTATTGAGACAATTGAAGCAGCCATCGCAAGAGAGAAACAAATAAAAGCCGGAAGCAGGCAAAAGAAAATCGATCTAATTCAAAGCATAAACCCTGACTGGAAAGATTTGTACGAGAGTATATGTGAATGAGACTACTTCACCCTGCGGGTTCTTACGCTATTGCGTCCGGCTTCTGAAACAGTCATTGCGAACCCTGAAAGGGTGAAGCAATCCACTCCTCAGCACTATTTTTTCATCAGTTCCGCTGTTACCCCAGCCCGGCCAGAACACCGCCCTTTGCAAAGAGAGAGTCCACCCTTTTCTCAACATCCTTATCCATAATAAGCGGCGGGGCATGGTGTGGTTTGATTCTCGCATCAATCACCAGTGAGCCGCGGCAGCCGAAGTGCTTGCTCACTGTTTCCGCCTCTATTCCGTAAACATCACTCGCCGGGTTTGACCTTGTAAAAGTAACCCAAAGCAGGTTCGCCATATTCCGTGCGGTAAAATCACTGTCATCCGCCACTATGATAAGCGGAAACCTGTTTATGGGGTGATCTGCACTGAAACTGCGCACAAAAGCATGCATCGCCTGATCTTCCATTCCCCTCGGAGCATCGGCTTTTCTCCCCTTTACAACCAGTACGCCCGGCATAGCGGCCTTTGGTTCGGAAAATCCGTCAGGGAGTCCGAGACCGCCTCTTATCTCGGCTGTCAGTTCCCTTATCTTCCCGCCGCATGCGGCTATTACGAGCTTGGAGCCCTCATTGAGGCCGCTGCCGGAATAGTCGAGGGTGTCAATAGTGGTCGATGTCTGAAAATGGAGATCCCGCCGCCAGTCAGCCCTTTCAAGCATATGCCTGAGAAATGCCTCAGTATCATGTATATCCAGTTCCTCGTTATCAAAGTAATTGGCGATAAACAGATATTTCGCCAGTGAAAGCTGCCCCTGCCCCAGCACCGCATTAGCCTGCGTGAGAAGCTCCTTCGGGCGGGGATTGTTTTCGTAAGGTGCGTAACGCTCACTCCCGATCGCAAAAAGCAGCGGATGTACGCCCGCCGCATCAACAGCATGCACTGCCTTTATTCCGGGCAATACCTCCGGTATCAGCCCGCCCGTGAGCTCATGGATAAATTCACCGAAGCTGGTGTCCTCCTGCGGGGGTCTGCCGACGGTGGTGAAGGGGTATATTGCGCCGTCACGGTGATACACCGCATCAACCTTCATAACCGGAAAATCGTGTTTCAGACTGTAATAACCTATATGATCGCCGAAGGGTCCCTCCGGCTTGGTTTCGTTTCCGTAAATATGCCCGGAGATGCAGAAGTCTGCCTCGGCCGGAACGGGAAGGCCGTTCGGAGTTCTGCCGTATGATATGCGTCTGCCGCCGAGAACCCCCGCAAAAGCAAGTTCCGGCATCCCCTCCGGCAAGGGCATTACGGCAGCCACGCTCAGAGCCGGAGCCCCGCCGATGAAAATATTCACAGGGAGAGGCTCGCCCCTCCGCAGAGCTTCCCTGTGATGCACACCTATTCCTCTGTGGATCTGATAATGCAGTCCGGCCTCGTTATCCTGATATTCGTTGCCGGAAATCTGCACCCTGTACATGCCCAAATTTGATGACCGGAACCCCCTTGCAGCGGGGTTTTCCGTATACACAAGCGGCAGAGTGACAAAAGCACCGCCGTCCATAGGCCATGAAACAAGCTGAGGAAGATCTTTAAGAGTGCATTTATTTTTAAGAACAGGAGAAAAACGCCTGCCTGCGGGAAGAAGCCTGTAAGCTCCGGCAAAGGCTTTCAGAAGAGAAGAAAAATCCATAACAGCCTCTTTGGGGCTGATTTTCATTCTGACCATAGCCTCTATAACTCTGAGGCTGTCACGGAAGATATACCTTGTTCTCTCTGTTGTGCCGAAGAGATTGCCGAGCATGGGAAAACGGCTCCCTCTCACATTTGTAAACAGAAGCGCAGGGCCGCCGGCCTCATACACCCGCCGCTGAACACAGCCTATTTCCAGATAAGGATCAAGCTCCGCATTCACCCTTACAAGCATCCCTTTTTTCTCAAGATCCGCCGCGCATTCAGAAAGATTTCTATATCCCATGCCATCACCGTGATTTTATTTCAGATATATATTTAACAACATTCAGCCTGTTTCAGTCAAAAAGTTTTTCCTCAGCAAAGCCGCAAAAGCATCCGCAGCGGCAGAAGGTTTTATGTCTCTGCGGTATATGTAGTTTGTTTCAACAAGGCTGAAGTCCTCCTCCATCTCCCTGAAAGGCACATTGTACCTGCGCATGATTTTCTCCGGCAGGCAGGTTATACCCAGCCCGGCGTTTACGCAGCCGAGTATGCCGTCCAGAGTGCTGAGCTCTATTATTTTTACATTCTGCTTGCCGGAGGAGAGAGCCCATTTTTCCGCCACATCCCTGTAGGAGCATCCTTTTTTGAACACAATCATCGCAGAGGGGGACTCTATCTCCTTCTTTGTCCCGCCGAGAACCGCCGGAATCTTGCATATATGCACTGATTCAATATTCTCGTTTCCGCCCACACTCCCGGTAAAAGCCCCGTCCAGCCTGTAACCGATAATATCATCCACCAGAGCGGAGGAGGCATCCGTTTTGATAGTCAGTTCCACCTGCGGATATTTTTTTTTGTAGGCAGCCATTGCAGTGGGGAGACACTCTGCAAATGTTGTGTCTGTCAGGCCTATGCGCACCTCCCCCTTCCACATAGGCTTTAGTTTAAACTCAGTGTTTATCTCCGCAGCAGCGGACATTATTTTTTTGGCGTACGGCAAAAGTCTTTTACCGTCAGATGTTATTTCCACCCCTCTGCTTTTGCGGTAAAACAGACTGACATTCAGCTCATCCTCAAGTTTCTTGAGCCTTGCGGTAACATTTGACTGCACCGTATTGAGTTTTTCCGCGGCAGATGAAATTGTACCTGTCCTGTAAACCTCCAAAAAGATTTTCAGTTCGTTTAAATCCATACATCACCATAAAATAAGCATATTTCGTGACATATGATATATCTATGGCGTAATATTTGTTATCACTTGTATTGATGTAAACCCATGATAATATCGTTAAAAATGAACTTTTAAATGAACCGCGCGGTATTTTTCACATATAAGAGAAGAGTGTCTGCGGGATGTAAAAAAACCGAAACAGTCAAAAACAGTTCAGCTAAATCAGTTGCCCGGACAGATAAACATTATGAAAGTTAGCAGAGCCCGTGCGGTATCACTGCGCAATCTAAGTTACCCCTGGGTTAAGTATATCCTCTTTATCCTGAAAATAAATTAAACATCCGATTTTTTTTATCCGGGAAGAAACCTGCTCATTTATTACAGACCGAAGGTAAAGAGAAGGCATAGCCGCCGGACCTGCGGACATCAAATATCCGTTAAGATCTCTTTAATGGTTGTGCTGCTGCAAACATATGATAATATCGGGAAATACGGAGGAAGGATGAAACATTACCAGGCGGTTCTTCTCGGAGGAGCGGCGGCTATGTTCACAGCCATGGGCATAGGAAGGTTCGCATACACTCCCGCAATCACTTTCATGCTGGAAGCAGGCATTCTCAACACCGCTCAGGCGGGGTTCATAGCCTCTGCCAATTTTGCCGGCTATCTCGGCGGAGCACTGTATTATACTCTGCGCACTCCGAAAAAGCATACATTCGAAATATCTCTCGTGCTCAGCGTCCTCACTACCGCAGCAATGCCCCTTTTCAGCGGCCTCGTCTGGTGGAGCGCAATCCGCCTGCTGTCCGGATTTTACAGTGCGGCGGTGTTCATCTGCGCTACGGAAAAGGTTTACACAGCCCTGTACAGCAATAATAAGCAGAATCTTGGCGGTCTTCTGTTCTCCGGTGTGGGAGCGGGGATTGCATTTTCATCATGGTCTGTCCCCTTTGCAGCCTCATTCGGCGGCTGGGAGGCATCATGGTATTTCATAGGCGCGGTGTGCGTTGCCGCTGCATTTCTTTCATACAGACTGGCGGGCGGAACATCCGCCGCACCCCGGAAGGTAAGCGAAATAGACAACACAGGCATATGGAGCCTGCCGATGTTTCTGCTCTCGTGCGCGTATCTTCTTGAAGGCGCGGGCTACATTATTGCGGGAACATTCCTTGTGGATATAATAAAATCATCATCCGGCTCAGCCTCCGCCGGGTTCACCGGATGGGCGCTTGCGGGGATAGCCGCAGTGTTCTCAAACCTTTTCTGGTCTAAAGCGGGGCACAGGTTCGGCGTTTTCAGAGTGCTTATGCTCCTCTTTATCCTTCAGGCGGCAGGAATGCTTCTGCCCGCTTTCAGCAGTTCTGTGTGGGCGGCGTACCTGTTCGCAGTAATCTTCGGCGGAACATTCCTCGGTGCTGTGGCTTTGGCCTTTGCCTGCGGCAGACTCATGCTGCCTAAAGGAAATACTGCGCCGTTTCTCACTGTTTTTTACGGTGTGGGGCAAATAATCAGCCCGTGGATAGGCGGCCTGATGGCTTACAGATCCGGCAGCTTTGCTGCGCCCATGATTTTCTCATCAGCCAATGTAGCGGCGGGGGCACTGCTCACCGCACTCGCCGGAGCAGCATATATAAGGAGGAACAAATGCCGTTCGTAAATATCAGAATCACCAGAGAAGGCGCAACCAAGGAACAGAAGGAAAAACTCATCAAAGGCGTTACGGATCTGCTTGTGGACGTTCTGGGC contains:
- the hybA gene encoding hydrogenase 2 operon protein HybA; amino-acid sequence: MMKKTRREFIKLAALSGAGIAAAPLAAEASAPITANEEAVGMLYDATLCVGCKACVASCKNVNDMDAAPAPNDADRLWDAPEDLDYRTRNIIKLYKDGEGDFSYVKHQCMHCIKPSCVSACPVAAMQQEKDRGIVFYDKDICIGCRYCQVACPFNIPKFEWPKAFPKIVKCDLCKFTNLKDKGIPACCEVCPTKAVIYGKRDFLLAEAKKRLAENPGKYQKEIYGEFEVGGTNVIYIAGESFSNLGFRELEFDSNAAFSENIQHTIYKGFVAPVALYGFLAFVAIKNRKNHHGHGHGHDAKHEDKHGSEK
- a CDS encoding hydrogenase small subunit; translated protein: MSRNSLFGANVSRRDVLKFSVGVTALMGLPYSMHTAIADAATSDNRPPVIWLHFQECTGCSESLLRSDHPTPAALILDMISLDYHETLMVGSGHQAEKSLHDSMEANKGKYILIVEGAVPLAENGIYCKVAGKTAKDSLLEAAAGAAAIINIGTCSSFGGVQAAAPNPTQAVSADSLIKDKPVINVPGCPPSPYNLLATVLYILTLGKLPELDDKKRPVFAYGRKIHEHCERRPHFDAGRFAENFDDEGHRLGYCLYKLGCKGPATFANCSVQRFNDVGVWPVSVGHPCIGCTEPDVMFHLSIFDKVQVHNPTPPDFYPNANPESRGKGADPLTTGIVGLVGGAAIGASAMVAANLPKEENDEEDEA
- a CDS encoding FIST N-terminal domain-containing protein, which codes for MKVFNFSCSNAEELKRKLADISLHENGRRLVQIFGGSGSMRQITAIAAEAGKIKNSCVIGCTSAGEVLEGEILEGSVVVSVADFEFSDVKPFFYEGSDMIKAADEIKANIIDSSTKGLIIFTDGLHSDGQALIARLAETAPHVLIAGGKAADDYSYTETFVFTDHKFAARGVVCAALSGEELILHTDYLFGWEPVGEMMTVTSSEGGRVYTINDIPAVDIYRRYLGHEVTDGLPDAGIEFPLITFRRGIEVARSPVAKYDDGSVLFAGNIEKGSLVRFGFGNLDFADTGAYAKFDAMSGVPVEGVFVYTCSGRRFFLKYGMEIELRLLASMGSSVGFFTYGEYFQANRCNELLNVTTTFMTLSESKDAFRRKQMEKKRIENRSLKAITTLVRTTSAELNFEKELTSVILDNQESIVILRSENEGAVKINRTFFDLFGFDDLNSFKKQHRCISELFISQEGYLEHGCFDGVDIIINEKCKMRDPKGIVRVYKVRASKLNFGEPPYMLVTLNDVTDLENAVNTAVFAEKAKSDFLANISHEIKTPLGGMLGFLDILGQMETAPEKKELIAVIRENGAGLLSVINDILDYSKIDNGRMEIRYMPFKLEYELKAVISTFRTKAREKNIELTLVKDDALPVYMVSDPLRLKQILCNLISNALKFTPVGGRAELRADYREDEKKVCFTVTDNGIGIPKENQKRIFRFYVDTSKDISTKTHGGTGLGLAIASSLVDMMGGRLELESEQGAGSRFFFSLDINDFLLPEGYGGTRLSSMQQRPVGAFKGKILIADDNETTAKLVELILGSYGLDYVWAKNGKEAVTAFTADKFDLILIDENMPVMSGCEAVAEIRKLEARQNMERTPIAAFTANIGLFVDENFRKYGMDEFLPKPLDFSELHGLLHKYLDESSDGLESMRQKRAYPTAGMGAGSELISDVIDGLRLKKEDVIILLDNFIEQFKEQYENLEHALTERNYARIGAVAHSVYGAASNLRLKRIAEKAREISECAKNGHDCEYPFLFEYLALQVKYLEAALASIKP
- a CDS encoding HD domain-containing phosphohydrolase, whose translation is MDFFFNIIAVDDNKINLMLIEHLAGAIGHRVTSFSNPEEALAYVQTNEIDVALVDYMMPKMNGIELTKMIKTIQPDVPIIMITAVSDDNTVKIGAFESGATEFLTKPIDTTEFKARLNNILTIRKYRKMLSERALHLQSEVEKATEVIRAREFEALSLLGRVAEYRDEETGEHILRVGHYARIIAEGMGCPAEFCEQILHIAPLHDIGKIAVSDTILNKQGKLTPEEFETMKKHTIFGCDILKNADSPYIRGGAVIARYHHEKYNGSGYPDGLAGEEIPIEARVVALADVFDALTSKRPYKQAWPFEQAVEYIMNERGAHFDPKAVDAFLEGIDRVVEVYNNHKHV
- a CDS encoding GIY-YIG nuclease family protein, which translates into the protein MSSDGKKGYVYIVTNKTCTTLYTGVTSNFIKIIYEHKNKLLNGFSKRYNLSILVYYECIETIEAAIAREKQIKAGSRQKKIDLIQSINPDWKDLYESICE
- a CDS encoding UbiD family decarboxylase encodes the protein MGYRNLSECAADLEKKGMLVRVNAELDPYLEIGCVQRRVYEAGGPALLFTNVRGSRFPMLGNLFGTTERTRYIFRDSLRVIEAMVRMKISPKEAVMDFSSLLKAFAGAYRLLPAGRRFSPVLKNKCTLKDLPQLVSWPMDGGAFVTLPLVYTENPAARGFRSSNLGMYRVQISGNEYQDNEAGLHYQIHRGIGVHHREALRRGEPLPVNIFIGGAPALSVAAVMPLPEGMPELAFAGVLGGRRISYGRTPNGLPVPAEADFCISGHIYGNETKPEGPFGDHIGYYSLKHDFPVMKVDAVYHRDGAIYPFTTVGRPPQEDTSFGEFIHELTGGLIPEVLPGIKAVHAVDAAGVHPLLFAIGSERYAPYENNPRPKELLTQANAVLGQGQLSLAKYLFIANYFDNEELDIHDTEAFLRHMLERADWRRDLHFQTSTTIDTLDYSGSGLNEGSKLVIAACGGKIRELTAEIRGGLGLPDGFSEPKAAMPGVLVVKGRKADAPRGMEDQAMHAFVRSFSADHPINRFPLIIVADDSDFTARNMANLLWVTFTRSNPASDVYGIEAETVSKHFGCRGSLVIDARIKPHHAPPLIMDKDVEKRVDSLFAKGGVLAGLG
- a CDS encoding LysR family transcriptional regulator gives rise to the protein MDLNELKIFLEVYRTGTISSAAEKLNTVQSNVTARLKKLEDELNVSLFYRKSRGVEITSDGKRLLPYAKKIMSAAAEINTEFKLKPMWKGEVRIGLTDTTFAECLPTAMAAYKKKYPQVELTIKTDASSALVDDIIGYRLDGAFTGSVGGNENIESVHICKIPAVLGGTKKEIESPSAMIVFKKGCSYRDVAEKWALSSGKQNVKIIELSTLDGILGCVNAGLGITCLPEKIMRRYNVPFREMEEDFSLVETNYIYRRDIKPSAAADAFAALLRKNFLTETG
- a CDS encoding YbfB/YjiJ family MFS transporter — its product is MKHYQAVLLGGAAAMFTAMGIGRFAYTPAITFMLEAGILNTAQAGFIASANFAGYLGGALYYTLRTPKKHTFEISLVLSVLTTAAMPLFSGLVWWSAIRLLSGFYSAAVFICATEKVYTALYSNNKQNLGGLLFSGVGAGIAFSSWSVPFAASFGGWEASWYFIGAVCVAAAFLSYRLAGGTSAAPRKVSEIDNTGIWSLPMFLLSCAYLLEGAGYIIAGTFLVDIIKSSSGSASAGFTGWALAGIAAVFSNLFWSKAGHRFGVFRVLMLLFILQAAGMLLPAFSSSVWAAYLFAVIFGGTFLGAVALAFACGRLMLPKGNTAPFLTVFYGVGQIISPWIGGLMAYRSGSFAAPMIFSSANVAAGALLTALAGAAYIRRNKCRS
- a CDS encoding 4-oxalocrotonate tautomerase family protein; this translates as MPFVNIRITREGATKEQKEKLIKGVTDLLVDVLGKNPKTTFVIIDEVETDNWGVGGESVTELRKKQ